In Miscanthus floridulus cultivar M001 chromosome 8, ASM1932011v1, whole genome shotgun sequence, the sequence AAAGGGgctttttaaaataaaattaaaGATGTTTAAATTATTTAGACCGAAAATAACTCTTTAATCCAAATTATTTGAGTGCTGAAGCACCCTTTATTTGATTTTAAATTTGTAAACCAATTTTGTTATGTTTTTCTACTGTTTTTCTTTGAACGTTCAATTATTTGTCCACCATACCCTATTTCATATTGTTATTTCTTATTCAGTTTTTATTTCAAGCATTAAATTATACTATTTAACCATCTTATATTTTCCTTATTTATTCCTTTAGCCACAGGGCTTATCTTCTGTTCTATGTAACCCTTCTTCATCTGCCTCCCTCCATCCCTGTCGCGACTATACCTCTCCCCCTGGTCCAAATGCCGAGGAAAGCTGTAACCCAACCATCGGAGAGGACAACACTTGTGTCTTCAAGTTACAGGTTCTAGATGATGTGCCTTTGTTGAAGCTTCCAGGAACGAGATTAACCAAGAAACCATTCAAATTTTGTTCACCATTCAAATATGGAATTATGTCTCGTCCTCCACCTTTTTTAGAGCTTTCATTGTGGATGCATGCCTTCCTGTGTGCAGATGACTCTCCATTGAAAAggttccttctcattccattttcAATATATCGTACTCTTGCTTCCATTTTTGTTAATTCTTAGTGAACTCCATTCAGTAAAACTTTAATGCACTTTGGGACACAATCACTGACTGGTCAAGATATTGCACTTTCCTTTGCTGATGGGAAGTTCATAGACTTTGTGTTCATGGATGGATTCATAAAATGCATAACCGAAGATGACCTAATTGTTCGGCCTGATTGCCATGGGTACCGAATATTTCATGTTTCGGTATGTCCATACATTTTCAAATTATTCATTTCACTTTTCTATTTATTATTACAATATTACAGCATGCCAATCATCCATACAGGATATTATAGAGTCAGAGCCATCAATACTGACAACTCTCAGCCTCCGCGCAGCCAGGCTGCTGTAGTAGAAGCTATAAAGCGATGTCTCCCCACTACAGACTTAAAAAAGGCAAATATGGTATGTATCATGTGCACAAAATCTTTATTTCTTTCCACCTTTCAGCCTAGTACTTTACATTGCTCaaaatctttttttcttttgGATACACATCTTTCAGATATTCCTTCTAGTCTTACATCTTCGTCACTGGTCTGTATACTGTATCAATCTTGGCCAAGCTCGTGTCGATGTTCTGGACTCAATGAATTATAGTTGCAACACTGAGTCCACATGGGATACACACCATTCACCAATGGGTCGATTACTTATGCAACACCTTAGTGTTGCACTGTCTAAAGCTGCTCCCCGCAAATTCCCTCACTTTGAAAATTGGAGACACTACGtcagaatagcacttcactgccggtttaaaataccccatcactgtcggattttaaaccggcacaaccataccggcagtgatgagggtaaggtatcactgtcggttcctacaaaccggcagtgttcttcaacttcactgccggttctttacacaactggcagagttcagttccaccaacactgccggttcataagaccatccggtagagttcagttctaccaacactgtcggtttgtgtttcaaccggcagtgttgtcgtaagaaTCACTACCGACAGACATGTCCCTATCCGGGTTCCATTTGAAAAGAACATTAATGACTCCGGTTTATTCTCTATGAAGTTCATTGAATTCTATGACGGTGAGGGCCATGGTTCCCTGCATACTACCATACATGCGGTATGAAACATATTCCTTGTTAACATACCCCTCATTTTTTACATGTTTCTAACCACTTTTGTCCATTGCAGGATCGATCAATGGAGTTGAGGGCAGAAATGCTACAATATATGGCCTTCCATACTGCGAACAATGTCCACCCTCCCAATGAGCTtcttcaattccatcttggagaGTTCCATCCTGCCTACCACCCTATGTTTTATTAATGTAATGCAGTCCAATTCCCGAAGGCGGTCGATGTCCTTTGGTGTGTTGATCATTATTGCTGTTAGTCTTATATGGTGTTCCAACATAGGCTAAGTAAGCTgtgttgtaacacccaaaattttgcaaCATCTTAAAAACAGGTGAAttggatttatttatgcattaGTGTGTGCAtataacatagaaaaataataaattttatcaaattaaaatcaaatataaagtCTACATGCAtgcttgtgcatacatgccgctgcatatttatttttgtgctGAGTTGATTGATTCAAAATTCAAAAGGAATTCAAAATCCAATTCAAAATTGCTttggaaattagaaaatgaaaataaaaaggtTTTCTCCCTCCCTTCTCGTTTTCGGGCCTGCTGGCGCAGACGGCCCCGTTTCCACCCCGCGCGGCCTGCCTCTCTTCTTCATTCCGCGCGACCCGCTTAGCTCGGCCTAGCAGCCAGCGCAACCGCCTCttctctcccctctctcctctcATTGACAGCTTGGGCCCGCGTGTCAGGGTTATCCCCTTCCTCCGGCTCGTGTTCGAGCCGGACACTAAGCTCGTCTCCGCCTCTACCACGACCGCGTCTTGGCGTGCTGCCCACGTTGCTCCGCCCTCATAAATAGCGCCGTGCCGTGCCGCTCTCCTACCTAATCTTAGAGCCAGCGCCGCCCTCGCTTATGCTCCACGCCGACGCCAAACCCTAGCAGCTCGAGTCGCCGCCATCGCCGTCCGCCTCACCGAGTGACCCGCCGCCGTAGTCCCGCCCTCGCTGACGAAAAGTCCCTTGGTGAGTTCGCCttgatctcctctctctctccccgtgcCCTTGCTTCGCTCAGTGGTGGTCCATATGCCCTAAACCACGAACGCCGGCGagctcctcgtcgtcgtccatgAAGGTACGCCGTGCCCGGCCCTATTTCGGCTAccgcgctctctctctccccctcccgaTCTGATCTCCACCCTCCATTTAAGATCCGACGGCCCAGATTCAAAGATACCTCTTCGGTTGGCAAACTTTTAAAAGAGCCCTCAGCTTTATTGAAATAGAACCCGCACTCCACAGCGTATTCCCATAATATATTTTCTCTTTCTGAAAGTGTAGTttccctctgttagattcaaaaatacgttttcatctatttatagttttgccactaattttgttttagtcataaattttttgttttaactccgatttgatctgttcaagttgcattaggttcgtaattgagtaatctacatgttcatacaatttttaagtatattttcaacttttaaaatttgaggttagatttaatctattattttattaaaggaaatcttgtttaattcgtaACTTCTTcgtttagctctgatttttgtgatcatcGCGTTTGTGTGTttatagcgagatgtagatttgttttacaaactttttatcttgactTTATGCtgattgatgtactgttctaatctatagcttttgtttgctttgtatgattgcttctggatgcttgtatgttgttgtggttatcgagtatagacggtgagcaattcgtgggtgatcaagagtactactttgacgagcagggtcaacaggagcactttgttcaagacaagtatagcatgggattatccttgtttcctattaatTTTAacacatttaattcatgttgtatgtgtcaccttgatagggattccctggaattgaacttataccttgtctcctatgggatttgcattgggtagctttgctagcgcttaattaaaccatgattttataacttgactaatggtatatgcaataaatattaaaatatgacCTTTTAGCGACTTGGAAACAAgggttggagtgtttagctactttctaaatgcttcagattcctctctctaaggacttatctataagtaatCATCCGGGATTTACAGTACAGCTacgagggctacatggctctggctttagctcagtatgaggatcttttctagcttgttagtggttacctttatgacgtaaaaatggcttgatgaatcaggtatatgacagcctctactcttatgtgtatagccgtgatggaattgtgccattcgacagggggttcctatatctgtttgtcgagtgaatctaatgaccctaacttgttagacgaacctttgaaaagcttcatagtgaaccttgcctgctcaccttgggagtgttttgggagtaattaacccaggcatatgggtatcacgactcacagtgaaag encodes:
- the LOC136471127 gene encoding uncharacterized protein; this encodes MHTHSDHDTRDPVLRTSPPSPGHEIYRHCSFVSAQTLLSRQMPDHATICNTPGPSSLNTTPPTGPFGSPVHGVVSSHHISDHLPVDGVSSGNSSRHTADFYHGPNLFVTSACGLQNSSLMPSIDPSIHRQSSAANRSIDVISDAHVDTSTSAKLIPLGHDSSSKDQLVQKVPLYHANIGNHPQGLSSVLCNPSSSASLHPCRDYTSPPGPNAEESCNPTIGEDNTCVFKLQVLDDVPLLKLPGTRLTKKPFKFCSPFKYGIMSRPPPFLELSLWMHAFLCADDSPLKSKTLMHFGTQSLTGQDIALSFADGKFIDFVFMDGFIKCITEDDLIVRPDCHGYRIFHVSDIIESEPSILTTLSLRAARLL